In Armatimonadota bacterium, the following proteins share a genomic window:
- a CDS encoding PEP-CTERM sorting domain-containing protein yields the protein MKRLLAISLLAVVSGAMATEFGPGAAFAIPDSSATGGQSTINVSGQNPVVGSLNWVRVEFGTTRSTTGSTRWHTWVGDLIAIFTHVSSGTSMHLFSRTGATTGTSIGDSSNLAGSYKFFETGSSFAAEAALGTTSYILRPGDYARSTHAAGAGAGNSSNGTAQYNAGTFASFTGLAMNGDWNLKVVDNAGGDVGDVVSWSFDATPTPEPASLAVLGLGAAVLLRRKQK from the coding sequence ATGAAGCGTCTCTTAGCGATTTCTTTGCTTGCCGTTGTCTCGGGCGCAATGGCCACTGAGTTTGGCCCCGGTGCTGCCTTTGCTATCCCCGATAGCAGTGCAACCGGTGGCCAGAGCACGATCAACGTCTCGGGACAGAATCCCGTCGTTGGTTCGCTCAACTGGGTCCGAGTCGAGTTTGGCACGACCCGATCCACTACCGGCTCAACTCGCTGGCATACGTGGGTCGGCGACCTGATCGCCATCTTCACGCATGTGTCTTCGGGAACCTCGATGCACTTATTCAGCCGCACAGGAGCCACAACTGGAACTTCGATAGGCGACTCATCGAACCTGGCCGGCAGCTATAAGTTCTTCGAGACCGGCAGCAGCTTTGCCGCTGAAGCTGCTCTCGGAACGACGAGCTACATTCTTCGGCCCGGCGACTATGCCCGATCCACGCATGCCGCCGGCGCGGGCGCGGGTAACTCCAGCAATGGCACTGCCCAATACAACGCTGGCACCTTTGCCAGCTTCACCGGCCTCGCCATGAACGGAGACTGGAACTTGAAGGTCGTCGATAACGCCGGTGGCGACGTGGGCGACGTGGTTTCATGGTCGTTCGACGCGACCCCGACCCCCGAGCCCGCCAGCTTGGCCGTGCTCGGACTCGGCGCTGCGGTTCTGCTTCGCAGAAAGCAGAAGTAA
- the rpsF gene encoding 30S ribosomal protein S6, with protein MNQRKYEAMVIVKPSLSDADVQKIADRYKAVVEEQGGTVESAGKWDKRKLAYPIDGHKEGTYVLLTFDAPAKAPAELSRLLGINDDVIRHRVFKVEH; from the coding sequence ATGAACCAACGAAAATACGAAGCCATGGTGATCGTCAAGCCCAGCTTGAGCGACGCCGACGTTCAGAAGATCGCCGACCGCTACAAAGCCGTCGTCGAAGAGCAGGGCGGCACCGTCGAGAGCGCCGGGAAGTGGGACAAGCGAAAGCTGGCCTACCCGATCGACGGCCACAAAGAGGGCACCTACGTCTTGCTCACGTTCGATGCGCCCGCAAAGGCGCCGGCGGAACTGAGCCGCTTGCTCGGCATCAATGACGACGTCATTCGCCATCGCGTTTTCAAGGTCGAGCATTAA
- a CDS encoding single-stranded DNA-binding protein: MINRVVLVGRLTRDPELRTTQTGKDVCSFSLAVTKRMKPQDGSPDADFFRCTAWGQSAQYVANYLHKGRLVAVDGRLQSRKYTGSDGAEREVVEIVAENVQGLDRPKDDAGGGHSEGGTRPAAVGAAPDVDEYDPFAEE; the protein is encoded by the coding sequence ATGATCAATCGCGTCGTGTTGGTGGGCCGCCTGACGCGCGACCCTGAACTCAGAACTACGCAGACTGGTAAGGACGTTTGCTCCTTCAGCCTGGCAGTCACCAAGCGCATGAAGCCCCAGGACGGGTCGCCGGATGCAGACTTTTTCCGTTGCACCGCATGGGGCCAGTCGGCTCAATACGTCGCCAACTACCTTCACAAGGGCCGGCTCGTGGCTGTTGACGGACGTCTACAGTCCAGGAAGTACACGGGAAGCGATGGGGCGGAGCGCGAAGTCGTGGAGATCGTGGCTGAGAACGTCCAGGGCTTGGATCGCCCGAAGGATGATGCCGGCGGAGGCCATTCTGAAGGTGGTACGAGACCGGCCGCTGTTGGCGCGGCCCCAGACGTCGACGAATACGATCCTTTCGCAGAAGAGTAA
- a CDS encoding bifunctional phosphoglucose/phosphomannose isomerase: MSQHPLDDASFVLRNDPSEMYRLTCEFPKQCKTALAIASETPLPDLAVQPNLAILTGMGGSAAGGDFVRALFEASAKIPFTVNRDYGLPHCAGAQTLVFACSYSGNTEETISSFKLAQAAGCQMAALTSGGKIAEMASQAGIPLINIPGGQPPRTALGYLFVPVVNACERWGLLPEQDFGSAFALLEQCVSDWGIDTPFEENAPKKLAQALYGKAPIFYGLGGWQGIVAYRWKGQVGENAKVLSFCHTFPELNHNEILGWVLADRQGVEDWAVVILEDGHESPKMKERARVSTELIGDKAEVFRVQARGETLLEKMLSLTLFGDFVSLYLAALNGVDPENIDSINVLKSALARVA, encoded by the coding sequence ATGTCCCAGCACCCTCTCGACGACGCCTCTTTCGTTCTTCGAAACGACCCGTCGGAGATGTACCGGCTGACGTGCGAATTCCCGAAGCAGTGCAAGACCGCGCTCGCGATCGCCTCCGAAACGCCGTTGCCCGATCTGGCGGTTCAGCCCAATCTCGCGATCCTGACCGGAATGGGCGGCTCGGCGGCGGGAGGCGATTTCGTCCGCGCGCTCTTTGAGGCCAGCGCGAAGATTCCCTTTACGGTTAACCGGGACTACGGCCTCCCACATTGCGCCGGCGCGCAGACGCTGGTGTTTGCCTGCAGCTATTCCGGCAACACCGAGGAGACGATTTCCTCGTTCAAGCTCGCCCAGGCGGCAGGGTGCCAGATGGCCGCGCTTACCAGTGGCGGCAAAATAGCGGAGATGGCGTCTCAGGCGGGCATTCCGCTCATCAACATCCCGGGCGGCCAGCCTCCGAGGACGGCATTGGGCTACCTGTTCGTACCGGTCGTCAACGCCTGCGAGCGCTGGGGGCTTTTGCCCGAGCAGGATTTCGGCTCAGCGTTTGCGCTGCTCGAGCAGTGCGTCTCGGATTGGGGGATCGACACCCCCTTTGAAGAGAACGCCCCGAAGAAGCTCGCACAGGCCCTCTATGGAAAGGCGCCGATTTTCTACGGGTTAGGCGGCTGGCAAGGGATTGTCGCGTACCGGTGGAAGGGGCAAGTCGGCGAAAACGCCAAGGTGCTCAGCTTTTGCCACACCTTCCCAGAGCTAAATCATAACGAGATCTTGGGCTGGGTGCTCGCCGACCGACAGGGTGTCGAGGATTGGGCTGTGGTCATCTTGGAGGACGGCCATGAGAGCCCCAAAATGAAGGAGCGCGCGAGGGTGTCCACCGAGCTGATCGGCGACAAAGCCGAGGTGTTCCGCGTTCAGGCCAGAGGCGAGACGCTCCTCGAGAAGATGCTCTCTCTGACCCTGTTCGGCGACTTCGTGTCGCTCTATCTCGCGGCACTCAATGGGGTCGACCCGGAGAACATCGACTCCATCAACGTCCTAAAGTCAGCTCTCGCCAGAGTCGCTTGA
- a CDS encoding protoheme IX farnesyltransferase gives MGLLNISNGNGGGSTGRFARGVLLYTIGVIVFGAFVRATNSGDGCGAHWPLCNGEVIPVNAPTARLIEFTHRVTSGISGILIFALLATVFRRFTAGSPARKAAVAAMFFTIVEALLGAVLVKQQWVAQDASVGRAVAMSVHLVNTFFLLGSLVATAFYASGGAKTRWREQGAFGWALAAGLVGLTILGISGAVTALGDTLYPAKSLAEGIQQDLNPTAHFLIRLRMLHPLLAASVGLYMLLLSGLATKLRASEQVKKIANWLTAIVLVQIGVGILNIILMAPVWMQLVHLALADINWGLLVLLTLSATAEGVSRYEAEAFGEAAPESPSALAPTRKELAKAYVALTKPRVISLLLFTTLAAMFIAGGGWPGFWLFLSVAVGGYLAAGSANAINMVIDRDIDGFMKRTASRPTVTQVIPSNKALGFGLITGAASFAILWAGANLLTAVLAMAGLAFYVLVYTLALKRRTWQNIVIGGAAGAFPPLVGWAAVAGDLNLFAWLLFALIFVWTPVHFWALALLMKDDYAAAGVPMLPVVRGDRVTVIQIFFYAVLTAAVSLLPYLQAHVGMFYLVTAVVLNLLLMAACHRLYKKPERKEALVVFKYSMVYLALLFLVLAIDRAVLL, from the coding sequence ATGGGCTTACTCAACATTTCAAACGGGAACGGCGGCGGATCCACGGGCAGATTTGCCCGTGGGGTGCTTCTCTACACGATCGGCGTGATCGTGTTTGGGGCGTTTGTCCGGGCCACGAACTCCGGGGACGGCTGCGGCGCACACTGGCCGCTCTGCAACGGCGAGGTCATTCCCGTCAACGCGCCCACCGCCCGGCTCATCGAATTCACGCACCGCGTGACCAGCGGCATAAGCGGAATCCTCATCTTCGCGCTGCTGGCGACGGTTTTTCGCCGCTTTACGGCGGGATCGCCTGCCAGAAAAGCGGCGGTTGCCGCGATGTTCTTCACGATCGTCGAAGCACTTCTCGGCGCCGTGCTGGTCAAGCAGCAATGGGTTGCGCAGGACGCCTCCGTGGGCCGCGCGGTCGCAATGTCGGTCCATTTGGTCAACACCTTCTTCCTGCTCGGTTCGCTAGTCGCGACGGCTTTCTATGCTTCGGGTGGCGCCAAGACCCGCTGGAGGGAGCAAGGGGCCTTCGGGTGGGCGCTGGCGGCAGGGTTGGTCGGACTCACGATTTTGGGCATCAGTGGAGCCGTGACCGCGCTCGGCGACACGCTCTACCCCGCTAAGAGCCTCGCTGAGGGCATTCAACAGGACCTCAACCCCACTGCGCACTTCCTAATCCGGCTCCGAATGCTCCACCCGCTCTTGGCGGCCTCGGTGGGGCTCTACATGCTGCTCCTTTCTGGCCTCGCAACAAAGCTGAGAGCCTCCGAGCAGGTCAAGAAGATCGCCAATTGGCTGACCGCCATCGTGCTGGTGCAGATCGGCGTTGGCATCCTCAACATCATCTTGATGGCGCCGGTCTGGATGCAGCTCGTGCATTTGGCGCTGGCCGACATTAACTGGGGCCTGCTCGTCCTGCTGACCCTGAGCGCGACGGCCGAAGGGGTCAGCCGCTACGAGGCAGAGGCGTTTGGCGAGGCGGCGCCCGAGAGTCCTTCTGCTTTGGCGCCCACCCGCAAAGAGCTGGCCAAGGCCTATGTGGCCCTCACCAAGCCCCGCGTCATCAGCCTTCTCCTCTTCACCACCTTGGCCGCGATGTTCATCGCGGGCGGCGGCTGGCCAGGTTTCTGGCTCTTCCTCAGCGTGGCCGTCGGCGGCTACTTGGCGGCAGGTTCGGCGAACGCGATCAACATGGTGATCGATCGGGACATCGACGGCTTCATGAAGCGAACCGCGAGCCGCCCGACGGTGACCCAGGTGATTCCCTCCAACAAGGCGCTTGGCTTTGGGCTCATCACCGGCGCGGCGTCGTTTGCGATTCTCTGGGCCGGAGCGAACCTGCTCACGGCGGTGCTCGCGATGGCGGGACTCGCCTTCTACGTGCTGGTCTATACCCTGGCGCTGAAGCGGCGCACCTGGCAGAACATCGTGATCGGTGGCGCCGCCGGTGCGTTCCCTCCCCTGGTGGGCTGGGCGGCGGTGGCGGGAGACCTGAACCTCTTCGCCTGGCTCCTCTTTGCGCTGATCTTTGTGTGGACCCCCGTCCATTTTTGGGCCCTGGCGCTCCTAATGAAGGACGACTACGCCGCTGCCGGAGTGCCGATGCTCCCGGTGGTTAGGGGCGACCGGGTGACCGTCATCCAGATCTTCTTCTATGCCGTGCTGACCGCGGCGGTCAGCCTTCTTCCCTACCTTCAAGCCCACGTGGGCATGTTCTATCTCGTGACGGCCGTCGTGCTGAACCTGCTCCTCATGGCGGCTTGCCATCGGCTGTACAAAAAACCCGAAAGAAAGGAAGCGCTCGTGGTGTTCAAGTACTCGATGGTCTACCTTGCACTTCTGTTCCTCGTGTTGGCCATCGACCGGGCGGTGCTGCTGTGA
- a CDS encoding cytochrome C gives MAQLFPSYSNTLAKLSLILGAGTPFALFYLGSTFTRGPANTNVEVPLDQPVPFSHKHHAFELGIDCRYCHWNVEKGPVAGVPGSEVCMSCHSQVWTNSPLLQPVRDSYDNNTPLVWNKINKVPEFVYFDHSIHVSRGLNCNQCHGRVGQMQMTYKGKYFSMDWCLTCHRNPEAFIGANAQDPKLSPQDGAFELYKKASRGEKLTPTEYELWVDSAHTATPEEIEKGKALVKKYGVKKEQLSDCWICHR, from the coding sequence ATGGCCCAGTTATTTCCGTCTTACTCCAACACGCTCGCCAAGTTGAGCCTCATCCTTGGCGCGGGCACGCCCTTTGCGCTTTTCTACCTGGGCAGCACCTTCACCCGGGGGCCGGCAAACACCAACGTGGAGGTGCCCCTCGATCAGCCGGTGCCCTTCAGCCACAAGCACCACGCGTTCGAGCTCGGAATCGACTGCCGTTACTGCCACTGGAACGTGGAGAAGGGCCCTGTCGCCGGCGTCCCGGGCTCCGAGGTCTGCATGTCCTGCCACTCCCAGGTGTGGACGAACTCCCCGCTGCTGCAGCCGGTGCGCGACAGCTACGACAACAACACCCCGCTGGTCTGGAACAAGATCAACAAGGTTCCGGAGTTCGTGTACTTCGATCACAGCATCCACGTCTCGCGAGGCCTCAACTGCAACCAGTGCCATGGCCGCGTGGGCCAGATGCAGATGACCTACAAGGGCAAGTACTTCTCGATGGACTGGTGCCTGACCTGCCACCGGAACCCGGAGGCGTTCATCGGCGCGAACGCGCAGGACCCGAAGCTCAGCCCCCAAGACGGCGCGTTTGAGCTCTACAAGAAGGCCTCGCGAGGCGAGAAGCTGACCCCAACGGAGTATGAGCTGTGGGTGGATTCGGCCCACACGGCCACCCCGGAGGAGATCGAGAAAGGGAAGGCCCTGGTCAAGAAATACGGCGTGAAGAAGGAGCAGCTTTCGGATTGCTGGATCTGCCACCGCTAA
- a CDS encoding TAT-variant-translocated molybdopterin oxidoreductase, which produces MEMEKNSISVAEVREKLSKGGPKWWRSLSQVMDTPSFKKWVEDEFPERATMLQVDRRNFLKLTGAAVMMASLTGCRRLDKDKIVPFVKMPEDSVPGKPEYYASTFVHGGYGIGVLVESRQGRPTKVEGNPLHPSSLGKSSAITQASIYGLYDPFRSQQTMRGRESTSLAEFLKAGKAALAGKAGNGQGVVLVTEAITSPSLAGQIKAFLKKYPGAKWCVYEPAGRDNEFAGTELAFGRRVNPVYNFERADVIVSLDADFLLSGSGVARYSQDFASRRTVAGGDASRMSRLYMIESSPSSTGATADHALRVKASQVQAAAGRLASQVGVANSVANDPRLNAAWLDAVAKDLQSASGRCVVLAGEHQPPSVHALAHAMNAKLGAVGQTVTYTEVPEVGPDTAFTLKDAVADLNADKVDVLLVLGGNPVYLAPGDVNAKGAFAKAKFSARLGLYQDETSAVCQWHVPESHYLEAWGDARGHDGTISVAQPLIAPIYPSLAAIEFLETLSGGPRKSRAIVEDTHRPAGAVDTDLNPNAGAAFQKDWNQIVHDGMIRGSAFPAVSVTATADLSGMPAARPIEGPEVLFLPDATIHDGRYGTCAWLQELPRPMTSVTWDNLVLVSPKTAEKLGVENQDLVSLEVNGKKVEGPIFLAYGQAEDQIVVHMGYGRVSGAPLSFFDGNEVRGFDVNPLRTWQSPNMAAGGTITKVGGRQPVANTQEHHVMATTEGVMPLDIVRSGTIGEMAANPNFSPHPAEEKEELHSLYNDEEFKYDGYRWAMTIDLSLCTGCNACTQACQVENNIPSVGKSQVIKGREMHWIRVDRYYKGGFDSPTEVLHQPVTCQHCENAPCEPVCPVAATTHSKEGLNQMVYNRCVGTRYCSNNCPYKVRRFNFLNYADKTDYPTLTLLNNPDVSVRGRGVMEKCTFCVQRISAARIESKKSNTAIKDGDIVTACQQACPSKAIVFGDLSDEKSAVNKWQRDPRAYTLLREVNTRPRLKYLAKVRNVNKEIEAIEGTHGA; this is translated from the coding sequence ATGGAGATGGAGAAGAACAGCATTAGCGTAGCGGAGGTCCGGGAAAAGCTCTCCAAGGGCGGACCCAAATGGTGGCGAAGCCTGAGCCAGGTGATGGACACCCCTTCGTTCAAGAAGTGGGTCGAGGACGAGTTCCCTGAGCGGGCCACGATGCTCCAGGTGGACCGGCGGAACTTCCTCAAGCTGACCGGCGCCGCCGTGATGATGGCCTCTCTGACCGGCTGTCGAAGGCTGGACAAGGACAAGATCGTCCCGTTTGTCAAGATGCCTGAGGATTCGGTCCCCGGCAAGCCGGAGTACTACGCGAGCACGTTCGTGCACGGTGGCTATGGGATCGGCGTCTTGGTCGAGAGCCGCCAGGGCCGCCCGACCAAGGTCGAGGGTAACCCGCTTCATCCTTCGAGCCTCGGCAAGTCGAGCGCGATCACGCAGGCGTCCATCTACGGGCTCTACGATCCCTTCCGGTCGCAGCAGACGATGAGGGGCAGGGAGTCCACCTCTCTCGCCGAGTTCCTAAAAGCGGGCAAGGCCGCGCTTGCGGGGAAGGCGGGCAATGGCCAGGGGGTCGTGCTGGTGACGGAAGCGATCACCTCGCCGAGCCTTGCAGGGCAGATCAAGGCGTTTCTCAAGAAGTACCCCGGCGCGAAGTGGTGCGTCTACGAGCCCGCGGGCCGCGACAATGAATTTGCTGGGACGGAGCTTGCGTTTGGCAGGCGGGTCAACCCGGTGTACAACTTCGAGCGGGCCGACGTGATCGTGTCGCTCGACGCTGATTTCCTGCTTTCAGGTTCAGGGGTGGCGCGCTATTCCCAGGATTTCGCGAGCCGCCGAACCGTTGCGGGCGGAGACGCCTCGCGCATGAGCCGGCTCTACATGATCGAAAGCTCGCCCAGTTCGACCGGCGCTACCGCCGACCACGCGCTCAGGGTCAAGGCCTCGCAGGTCCAGGCCGCGGCCGGACGTCTCGCATCCCAAGTTGGCGTAGCCAATTCGGTGGCGAACGACCCCCGGCTGAACGCGGCTTGGCTCGATGCCGTCGCGAAAGACCTTCAATCGGCTTCTGGGCGCTGCGTCGTCCTTGCAGGCGAGCATCAGCCCCCTTCGGTACACGCCCTGGCCCATGCGATGAACGCCAAGCTTGGCGCCGTCGGCCAGACTGTGACCTACACGGAAGTTCCCGAGGTCGGACCCGACACGGCCTTTACGCTGAAAGACGCCGTTGCCGATCTAAATGCCGACAAGGTCGACGTTTTGCTCGTTCTCGGAGGAAACCCGGTCTACCTCGCTCCAGGCGATGTGAACGCAAAGGGAGCTTTCGCCAAGGCCAAGTTCTCGGCAAGGCTCGGCCTCTATCAGGATGAAACCAGCGCCGTCTGCCAGTGGCACGTGCCCGAGTCGCACTACCTCGAAGCTTGGGGAGACGCCCGGGGGCACGATGGCACGATCTCGGTGGCTCAGCCGCTCATCGCGCCGATCTACCCGTCGCTGGCGGCCATCGAGTTCCTTGAGACGCTTTCGGGGGGCCCGCGCAAGTCACGAGCGATCGTCGAAGACACGCATCGTCCCGCCGGAGCGGTTGACACCGATCTGAACCCCAACGCGGGCGCGGCATTCCAAAAGGACTGGAACCAGATCGTTCATGACGGCATGATCCGGGGCTCGGCGTTTCCTGCGGTCAGCGTGACGGCCACGGCCGACCTCAGCGGGATGCCGGCCGCCAGGCCGATCGAGGGTCCCGAAGTGCTCTTCCTGCCGGACGCAACGATCCACGATGGCCGGTACGGGACATGCGCCTGGCTGCAAGAACTGCCCCGCCCGATGACCTCGGTCACCTGGGACAACCTGGTGCTCGTCTCGCCGAAGACCGCCGAGAAGCTTGGAGTGGAGAACCAGGACCTGGTTTCGCTCGAGGTGAACGGCAAGAAGGTCGAGGGCCCGATCTTTCTCGCTTACGGCCAGGCGGAAGACCAAATCGTGGTCCACATGGGCTACGGGCGGGTCTCCGGCGCGCCGCTCTCGTTCTTCGACGGCAACGAGGTGCGCGGGTTCGATGTAAACCCACTTCGAACCTGGCAGTCGCCGAACATGGCTGCGGGCGGCACGATCACGAAGGTGGGTGGCCGGCAGCCGGTCGCCAACACGCAAGAGCACCACGTAATGGCCACCACCGAGGGCGTCATGCCGCTCGACATCGTGCGCTCGGGGACGATCGGCGAAATGGCCGCCAACCCCAACTTCTCACCGCATCCCGCCGAGGAAAAGGAGGAGCTCCATTCGCTCTACAACGACGAGGAGTTCAAGTACGACGGCTATCGCTGGGCGATGACCATCGACCTTAGCCTCTGCACCGGCTGCAACGCCTGCACCCAGGCCTGTCAGGTGGAGAACAACATCCCGAGCGTTGGCAAGAGCCAGGTGATCAAGGGCCGCGAGATGCACTGGATCCGGGTGGACCGCTACTACAAGGGGGGATTCGACAGCCCGACGGAGGTCCTGCATCAGCCGGTGACGTGTCAGCACTGCGAAAACGCGCCGTGCGAGCCTGTTTGCCCTGTGGCGGCGACCACGCACAGCAAGGAAGGCCTGAACCAGATGGTCTACAACCGCTGCGTGGGCACCCGGTACTGCTCGAACAACTGCCCTTACAAGGTCCGTCGGTTCAACTTCCTGAACTACGCCGACAAGACCGACTACCCGACGCTGACCCTGCTCAACAACCCCGACGTGTCCGTTAGGGGCCGCGGAGTTATGGAGAAGTGCACGTTCTGCGTGCAGCGAATCAGCGCGGCGCGAATCGAGTCCAAGAAGTCGAACACGGCGATCAAAGACGGCGACATTGTGACGGCTTGCCAACAGGCCTGCCCGAGCAAGGCGATCGTCTTTGGCGACCTGAGCGACGAGAAGAGCGCGGTCAACAAGTGGCAGCGCGACCCGAGGGCGTATACGCTCCTCCGGGAAGTCAACACAAGGCCACGACTCAAGTATCTGGCAAAGGTAAGAAACGTGAACAAGGAAATCGAAGCGATCGAGGGGACCCATGGCGCTTAA
- the nrfD gene encoding polysulfide reductase NrfD, which produces MALKEEPKAPMLDTSHELLAPGESYRSLEETIGNVVLQSASHKKSWYVIAFLGFVGVNILGLTVAYLLYMGIGIWGNNQPVGWAFDIINFVWWIGIGHAGTLISAILLLLRQPWRNAINRFAEAMTIFAVMCAGMFPLLHMGRPWIGMYSLFPYPNWMALWPQFRSPLMWDVFAVSTYFTVSALFWYVGLIPDFATLRDKASKGYVAKIFGILAMGWRGAARHWQRYETAYLILAGLSTPLVLSVHSIVSFDFASGIVPGWNVTLFPPYFVAGAIFAGFAMVMLLAIPVRRMYGLEGMITQRHIDWMSKIMLATGMIVCYGYFCEVFYAYYSGAPYELQLMESRLFGQYRWLYYFLWICNFVAIQPLWSPKIRANNTAVWWICVAVSIGMWLERFVIIPMSLHRDYLPSSSHTYQPTVWDFSMFFGTIGFFIFMMWLFIRFVPAINIFEMKDLLYKMRLMLRHEDKHANQPAGGGAHGE; this is translated from the coding sequence ATGGCGCTTAAGGAAGAACCGAAGGCTCCCATGCTTGACACGTCCCACGAGCTTCTGGCTCCGGGCGAGAGTTACCGATCTCTCGAAGAGACGATCGGGAATGTGGTTCTCCAATCGGCGAGCCATAAGAAGAGTTGGTATGTGATCGCCTTCTTGGGATTTGTCGGGGTCAACATCCTCGGCCTGACCGTGGCCTATCTGCTCTACATGGGCATCGGAATTTGGGGAAACAACCAGCCGGTGGGATGGGCGTTCGACATCATCAACTTCGTCTGGTGGATTGGTATCGGCCACGCCGGAACTCTGATCTCGGCGATCCTGCTCTTGCTTCGGCAGCCTTGGCGCAACGCGATCAACCGCTTCGCGGAGGCGATGACCATCTTCGCCGTCATGTGCGCGGGCATGTTCCCGCTTCTGCACATGGGCCGGCCGTGGATAGGCATGTACTCGCTGTTCCCATATCCAAACTGGATGGCGCTTTGGCCGCAGTTCCGCAGCCCGCTGATGTGGGACGTGTTCGCGGTCTCGACCTACTTCACCGTTTCCGCGCTGTTCTGGTACGTCGGCCTCATTCCTGACTTCGCGACGCTGCGCGACAAAGCCAGCAAGGGCTACGTCGCCAAGATCTTCGGCATTCTGGCGATGGGCTGGCGCGGCGCGGCACGGCACTGGCAGCGCTATGAGACTGCCTACTTGATCCTTGCGGGCCTATCCACCCCGCTCGTGCTTTCGGTCCACTCGATCGTGTCCTTCGACTTTGCGTCGGGCATCGTGCCCGGGTGGAACGTGACCCTGTTCCCGCCGTACTTCGTCGCGGGCGCCATTTTCGCGGGCTTCGCGATGGTCATGCTGCTCGCGATCCCGGTCCGACGGATGTACGGCCTCGAGGGCATGATCACCCAGCGCCATATCGACTGGATGTCGAAGATCATGCTGGCGACCGGCATGATTGTGTGTTACGGCTACTTCTGCGAGGTGTTCTACGCGTATTACAGCGGCGCGCCCTACGAACTCCAGCTGATGGAGAGCCGCCTTTTTGGCCAATACCGCTGGCTGTACTACTTCCTCTGGATCTGCAACTTCGTCGCGATTCAGCCGCTCTGGTCGCCGAAGATCCGTGCAAACAACACGGCGGTGTGGTGGATCTGCGTGGCGGTCAGCATCGGCATGTGGCTGGAGCGGTTCGTGATCATTCCGATGAGCCTGCACCGCGACTATCTGCCCAGCTCGTCGCACACGTACCAGCCAACGGTTTGGGACTTCTCGATGTTCTTTGGAACGATCGGCTTCTTCATCTTCATGATGTGGCTGTTCATCCGGTTCGTTCCCGCCATCAACATCTTTGAAATGAAGGACCTTCTCTACAAGATGCGCCTGATGCTGCGGCATGAGGACAAACATGCCAACCAGCCGGCTGGAGGCGGCGCCCACGGAGAGTAA
- a CDS encoding DUF3341 domain-containing protein: protein MSHEEPKSPQVYGVVAEFDDPDAILSAAKRTREEGYEKFEAYTPFPVHGLADAVDKEDHRLKWMIFFGGVAGACTGFGFQTWVSMVAYPHNVGGKPLFSWPAFIPVTFECMVLFAAGTAVLAMLGLNGLPRPHHPIFEAKNFKRCSQDRFFLCVEAEDPKFNSAEVSKFLKGLGALEVSEVVS, encoded by the coding sequence ATGTCGCACGAAGAACCCAAAAGCCCACAGGTGTACGGAGTCGTCGCAGAGTTCGATGATCCGGACGCCATTCTTTCCGCCGCCAAGCGCACGCGGGAAGAAGGCTACGAGAAGTTCGAGGCTTACACGCCGTTCCCGGTTCATGGCCTCGCAGACGCCGTGGATAAGGAAGACCACCGGCTCAAGTGGATGATCTTCTTCGGAGGTGTTGCGGGCGCCTGCACGGGATTCGGGTTCCAGACCTGGGTCTCGATGGTGGCGTATCCCCACAATGTGGGCGGCAAGCCGCTGTTCTCCTGGCCCGCGTTTATCCCGGTCACGTTTGAGTGCATGGTGCTCTTCGCGGCGGGTACGGCAGTTCTGGCGATGCTCGGCTTGAACGGGCTGCCGAGGCCGCACCACCCGATCTTCGAGGCCAAGAACTTCAAGCGGTGCTCGCAAGACCGGTTCTTCCTTTGCGTGGAAGCCGAGGACCCCAAATTCAACTCGGCCGAGGTCTCCAAGTTCCTGAAGGGGCTGGGTGCGCTCGAGGTGTCGGAGGTGGTGAGTTGA
- a CDS encoding cytochrome c produces MWRQPKALPQQPFDTNVFADGRADRPKVEGTVAWGKNRDGDPRYTAYKDGKLVTTLPSELVINGETLSTADPAGLRKVLGRGKERFEIFCTPCHGALGDGKGMITQRGLAVRRTPASYHTDRLRKIPIGHFFDVITNGAGVMFPYGARIDADDRWAIAAYIRALQKSQNAKASDLTPEQIQAIESAKTDKVGENHE; encoded by the coding sequence ATGTGGCGTCAGCCAAAGGCCCTGCCGCAGCAGCCGTTCGACACCAACGTATTTGCCGATGGCCGTGCCGACAGGCCCAAGGTCGAAGGAACCGTCGCCTGGGGCAAGAACCGCGACGGCGACCCCCGCTACACCGCCTACAAGGACGGCAAGCTGGTCACGACGCTTCCCTCTGAGCTTGTGATCAATGGCGAGACCCTCAGCACCGCCGATCCTGCGGGTTTGCGCAAGGTGCTCGGACGCGGCAAGGAGCGGTTTGAGATCTTCTGCACGCCCTGCCATGGTGCGCTCGGCGACGGCAAAGGGATGATCACGCAGCGCGGCCTCGCGGTGCGGCGAACCCCGGCTTCGTATCACACCGACCGGCTGCGCAAGATTCCGATCGGCCACTTCTTCGACGTGATCACCAACGGCGCAGGCGTGATGTTCCCCTATGGAGCGCGCATCGACGCTGACGACCGGTGGGCCATCGCCGCCTACATCCGAGCCCTGCAGAAGAGCCAGAACGCCAAGGCTTCGGACCTGACCCCCGAGCAGATCCAAGCCATCGAATCGGCCAAGACCGACAAAGTCGGGGAGAACCACGAATGA